A stretch of Mus musculus strain C57BL/6J chromosome 19, GRCm38.p6 C57BL/6J DNA encodes these proteins:
- the Fosl1 gene encoding fos-related antigen 1 encodes MYRDYGEPGPSSGAGSPYGRPAQPPQAQAQTAQQQKFHLVPSIDSSSQELHWMVQPHFLGPTGYPRPLAYPQYSPPQPRPGVIRALGPPPGVRRRPCEQISPEEEERRRVRRERNKLAAAKCRNRRKELTDFLQAETDKLEDEKSGLQREIEELQKQKERLELVLEAHRPICKIPEGDKKDPGGSGSTSGASSPPAPGRPVPCISLSPGPVLEPEALHTPTLMTTPSLTPFTPSLVFTYPSTPEPCSSAHRKSSSSSGDPSSDPLGSPTLLAL; translated from the exons ATGTACCGAGACTACGGGGAACCGGGACCGAGCTCCGGGGCTGGCAGCCCGTACGGTCGCCCCGCGCAGCCCCCGCAAGCTCAGGCACAGACCGCCCAGCAGCAG AAGTTCCACCTTGTGCCAAGCATCGACAGCAGCAGCCAGGAACTGCACTGGATGGTGCAGCCTCATTTCCTGGGACCCACTGGCTATCCCCGACCTCTGGCCTATCCCCAGTACAGTCCCCCTCAGCCCCGGCCAGGAGTCATACGAGCCCTAGGGCCACCTCCGGGGGTGCGTCGCAGGCCCTGCGAGCAG ATCAGCCCAGAGGAGGAAGAGCGCCGCAGGGTGAGACGCGAGCGGAACAAGCTAGCAGCTGCTAAGTGCAGAAACCGAAGAAAGGAGCTGACAGACTTCCTGCAGGCG GAGACCGACAAATTGGAGGATGAGAAATCGGGGCTGCAGCGAGAGATTGAAGagctgcagaagcagaaggaacgcCTTGAGCTGGTGCTGGAAGCCCATCGCCCCATCTGCAAAATCCCAGAAGGAGACAAGAAGGACCCAGGTGGTTCTGGCAGCACCAGCGGTGCTAGCAGCCCACCAGCCCCCGGCCGCCCAGTGCCTTGCATCTCCCTTTCTCCAGGACCCGTACTTGAACCGGAAGCACTGCATACCCCCACGCTCATGACCACACCCTCTCTGACTCCTTTTACTCCGAGTCTGGTTTTCACCTATCCTAGCACACCAGAACCTTGCTCCTCCGCTCACCGAAagagtagcagcagcagtggcgACCCCTCCTCCGACCCCCTGGGCTCTCCTACACTCCTGGCTTTGTGA
- the Ccdc85b gene encoding coiled-coil domain-containing protein 85B isoform 1 (isoform 1 is encoded by transcript variant 1): MEAEAGGLEELTDEEMAALGKEELVRRLRREEAARLAALVQRGRLMQEVNRQLQGHLGEIRELKQLNRRLQAENRELRDLCCFLDSERQRGRRAARQWQLFGTQASRAVREDLGGCWQKLAELEGRQEELLRENLALKELCLALGEEWGPRGGPGGAVGSGAGPTPELALPPCGPRDLGDGSSSTGSVGSPDQLPLACSPDD, encoded by the coding sequence ATGGAGGCCGAAGCAGGCGGCCTGGAGGAGCTGACGGACGAGGAGATGGCGGCGCTGGGTAAGGAGGAGCTGGTGCGGCGCCTGCGGCGGGAGGAGGCGGCGCGCCTGGCAGCGCTAGTGCAGCGCGGCCGCCTGATGCAGGAGGTGAATCGGCAGCTGCAGGGTCACCTGGGCGAGATCCGTGAGCTCAAACAGCTCAACCGGCGCCTGCAGGCGGAGAACCGGGAGCTGCGCGACCTCTGCTGCTTTCTGGACTCGGAGCGCCAACGAGGACGGCGTGCGGCGCGCCAGTGGCAGCTCTTTGGGACCCAAGCATCCCGGGCGGTGCGCGAGGACCTGGGTGGCTGTTGGCAGAAGCTAGCGGAGCTGGAAGGCCGCCAGGAGGAGCTGCTGCGGGAAAATCTGGCCCTTAAGGAGCTTTGCTTAGCACTGGGCGAAGAGTGGGGCCCCCGCGGTGGCCCCGGCGGCGCAGTGGGCTCAGGTGCTGGGCCCACACCCGAGCTCGCCCTGCCACCGTGCGGGCCCCGCGACCTAGGCGATGGAAGTTCCAGCACTGGCAGTGTGGGCAGCCCGGATCAGTTGCCCCTAGCCTGCTCCCCTGATGACTGA
- the Ccdc85b gene encoding coiled-coil domain-containing protein 85B isoform 2 (isoform 2 is encoded by transcript variant 2), with the protein MEAEAGGLEELTDEEMAALGGEPGAARPLLLSGLGAPTRTACGAPVAALWDPSIPGGARGPGWLLAEASGAGRPPGGAAAGKSGP; encoded by the exons ATGGAGGCCGAAGCAGGCGGCCTGGAGGAGCTGACGGACGAGGAGATGGCGGCGCTGG GCGGAGAACCGGGAGCTGCGCGACCTCTGCTGCTTTCTGGACTCGGAGCGCCAACGAGGACGGCGTGCGGCGCGCCAGTGGCAGCTCTTTGGGACCCAAGCATCCCGGGCGGTGCGCGAGGACCTGGGTGGCTGTTGGCAGAAGCTAGCGGAGCTGGAAGGCCGCCAGGAGGAGCTGCTGCGGGAAAATCTGGCCCTTAA
- the Fibp gene encoding acidic fibroblast growth factor intracellular-binding protein isoform X1, translating to MTSELDIFVGNTTLIDEDVYRLWLDGYSVNDAVALRVRSGILEQTGATTGVLQSDTMDHYRTFHMLERLLHAPPKLLHQLIFQIPPSRQTLLIERYYTFDEAFVREVLGKKLSKGTKKDLDDISTKTGITLKSCRRQFDNFKRVFKVVEEMRGSLVDNIQQHFLLSDRLARDYAAIVFFANNRFETGKKKLQYLSFGDFAFCAELMIQNWTLGAVGEAPTDPDSQVDDMDVDLDKEFLQDLKELKVLVADKDLLDLHKSLVCTALRGKLGVFSEMETNFKNLSRGLVNVAAKLTHNKDVRDLFVDLVEKAPGTLGPLHGHPPWLPSAPLS from the exons ATGACCAGCGAACTAGACATTTTCGTGGGGAACACGACCCTTATAGATGAAGACGTGTATCGCCTCTGGCTGGATGGTTACTCAG TGAACGATGCAGTGGCTCTGCGAGTACGCTCCGGAATCTTGGAGCAGACGGGAGCCACCACAGGAGTGCTGCAGAGCGACACCATGGACCACTACCGCACCTTTCACATGCTTGAGCGTCTGCTGCACGCGCCGCCGAAGCTGCTGCACCAGCTCATCTTCCAGATTCCTCCCTCCCGACAGACACTCCTCATCGAGAG GTACTACACCTTTGATGAGGCCTTTGTTCGGGAGGTCTTGGGCAAGAAGCTGTCCAAGGGTACCAAGAAAGACCTGGATGACATCAGCACCAAAACAGGAATTACTCTCAAGAGCTGCCGGAGGCAG TTTGACAACTTTAAACGAGTCTTCAAGGTGGTGGAAGAAATGCGGGGCTCCCTGGTGGACAACATCCAGCAGCACTTCCTCCTCTCTGACCGGTTAGCCAG GGATTACGCAGCCATCGTCTTTTTTGCCAACAACCGCTttgaaacaggaaagaaaaagctGCAGTACCTGAGCTTTGGGGACTTTGCCTTCTGTGCAGAGCTTATGATCCAGAACTGGACCCTTGGAGCCGTCGGTGAGGCCCCCACTGACCCAG ACTCTCAGGTGGACGACATGGATGTGGACTTAGATAAGGAGTTTCTCCAAGACTTGAAGGAGCTCAAGGTTCTCGTGGCTGACAAGGACCTCCTGGACCTGCATAAGAG CCTGGTGTGCACTGCCCTCCGGGGAAAGCTGGGTGTCTTCTCTGAGATGGAAACCAACTTCAAG AATCTGTCTCGGGGGCTGGTGAACGTGGCTGCCAAGCTGACCCACAATAAGGATGTCAGAGACCTATTTGTGGACCTCGTGGAGAAG gcaccaggcactctGGGACCGCTACATGGGCACCCTCCGTGGCTGCCTTCTGCGCCTCTATCATGA
- the Fibp gene encoding acidic fibroblast growth factor intracellular-binding protein isoform X2 — protein MTSELDIFVGNTTLIDEDVYRLWLDGYSVNDAVALRVRSGILEQTGATTGVLQSDTMDHYRTFHMLERLLHAPPKLLHQLIFQIPPSRQTLLIERYYTFDEAFVREVLGKKLSKGTKKDLDDISTKTGITLKSCRRQFDNFKRVFKVVEEMRGSLVDNIQQHFLLSDRLARDYAAIVFFANNRFETGKKKLQYLSFGDFAFCAELMIQNWTLGAVDSQVDDMDVDLDKEFLQDLKELKVLVADKDLLDLHKSLVCTALRGKLGVFSEMETNFKNLSRGLVNVAAKLTHNKDVRDLFVDLVEKAPGTLGPLHGHPPWLPSAPLS, from the exons ATGACCAGCGAACTAGACATTTTCGTGGGGAACACGACCCTTATAGATGAAGACGTGTATCGCCTCTGGCTGGATGGTTACTCAG TGAACGATGCAGTGGCTCTGCGAGTACGCTCCGGAATCTTGGAGCAGACGGGAGCCACCACAGGAGTGCTGCAGAGCGACACCATGGACCACTACCGCACCTTTCACATGCTTGAGCGTCTGCTGCACGCGCCGCCGAAGCTGCTGCACCAGCTCATCTTCCAGATTCCTCCCTCCCGACAGACACTCCTCATCGAGAG GTACTACACCTTTGATGAGGCCTTTGTTCGGGAGGTCTTGGGCAAGAAGCTGTCCAAGGGTACCAAGAAAGACCTGGATGACATCAGCACCAAAACAGGAATTACTCTCAAGAGCTGCCGGAGGCAG TTTGACAACTTTAAACGAGTCTTCAAGGTGGTGGAAGAAATGCGGGGCTCCCTGGTGGACAACATCCAGCAGCACTTCCTCCTCTCTGACCGGTTAGCCAG GGATTACGCAGCCATCGTCTTTTTTGCCAACAACCGCTttgaaacaggaaagaaaaagctGCAGTACCTGAGCTTTGGGGACTTTGCCTTCTGTGCAGAGCTTATGATCCAGAACTGGACCCTTGGAGCCGTCG ACTCTCAGGTGGACGACATGGATGTGGACTTAGATAAGGAGTTTCTCCAAGACTTGAAGGAGCTCAAGGTTCTCGTGGCTGACAAGGACCTCCTGGACCTGCATAAGAG CCTGGTGTGCACTGCCCTCCGGGGAAAGCTGGGTGTCTTCTCTGAGATGGAAACCAACTTCAAG AATCTGTCTCGGGGGCTGGTGAACGTGGCTGCCAAGCTGACCCACAATAAGGATGTCAGAGACCTATTTGTGGACCTCGTGGAGAAG gcaccaggcactctGGGACCGCTACATGGGCACCCTCCGTGGCTGCCTTCTGCGCCTCTATCATGA
- the Fibp gene encoding acidic fibroblast growth factor intracellular-binding protein isoform 1 (isoform 1 is encoded by transcript variant 1), whose protein sequence is MTSELDIFVGNTTLIDEDVYRLWLDGYSVNDAVALRVRSGILEQTGATTGVLQSDTMDHYRTFHMLERLLHAPPKLLHQLIFQIPPSRQTLLIERYYTFDEAFVREVLGKKLSKGTKKDLDDISTKTGITLKSCRRQFDNFKRVFKVVEEMRGSLVDNIQQHFLLSDRLARDYAAIVFFANNRFETGKKKLQYLSFGDFAFCAELMIQNWTLGAVGEAPTDPDSQVDDMDVDLDKEFLQDLKELKVLVADKDLLDLHKSLVCTALRGKLGVFSEMETNFKNLSRGLVNVAAKLTHNKDVRDLFVDLVEKFVEPCRSDHWPLSDVRLFLSQYSASVHSLDGFRHQALWDRYMGTLRGCLLRLYHD, encoded by the exons ATGACCAGCGAACTAGACATTTTCGTGGGGAACACGACCCTTATAGATGAAGACGTGTATCGCCTCTGGCTGGATGGTTACTCAG TGAACGATGCAGTGGCTCTGCGAGTACGCTCCGGAATCTTGGAGCAGACGGGAGCCACCACAGGAGTGCTGCAGAGCGACACCATGGACCACTACCGCACCTTTCACATGCTTGAGCGTCTGCTGCACGCGCCGCCGAAGCTGCTGCACCAGCTCATCTTCCAGATTCCTCCCTCCCGACAGACACTCCTCATCGAGAG GTACTACACCTTTGATGAGGCCTTTGTTCGGGAGGTCTTGGGCAAGAAGCTGTCCAAGGGTACCAAGAAAGACCTGGATGACATCAGCACCAAAACAGGAATTACTCTCAAGAGCTGCCGGAGGCAG TTTGACAACTTTAAACGAGTCTTCAAGGTGGTGGAAGAAATGCGGGGCTCCCTGGTGGACAACATCCAGCAGCACTTCCTCCTCTCTGACCGGTTAGCCAG GGATTACGCAGCCATCGTCTTTTTTGCCAACAACCGCTttgaaacaggaaagaaaaagctGCAGTACCTGAGCTTTGGGGACTTTGCCTTCTGTGCAGAGCTTATGATCCAGAACTGGACCCTTGGAGCCGTCGGTGAGGCCCCCACTGACCCAG ACTCTCAGGTGGACGACATGGATGTGGACTTAGATAAGGAGTTTCTCCAAGACTTGAAGGAGCTCAAGGTTCTCGTGGCTGACAAGGACCTCCTGGACCTGCATAAGAG CCTGGTGTGCACTGCCCTCCGGGGAAAGCTGGGTGTCTTCTCTGAGATGGAAACCAACTTCAAG AATCTGTCTCGGGGGCTGGTGAACGTGGCTGCCAAGCTGACCCACAATAAGGATGTCAGAGACCTATTTGTGGACCTCGTGGAGAAG TTTGTGGAACCCTGCCGCTCTGACCACTGGCCACTGAGTGATGTGCGGCTCTTCCTCAGCCAGTATTCAGCGTCAGTCCACTCCCTGGATGGCTTCCG gcaccaggcactctGGGACCGCTACATGGGCACCCTCCGTGGCTGCCTTCTGCGCCTCTATCATGATTAA
- the Fibp gene encoding acidic fibroblast growth factor intracellular-binding protein isoform 2 (isoform 2 is encoded by transcript variant 2), with product MTSELDIFVGNTTLIDEDVYRLWLDGYSVNDAVALRVRSGILEQTGATTGVLQSDTMDHYRTFHMLERLLHAPPKLLHQLIFQIPPSRQTLLIERYYTFDEAFVREVLGKKLSKGTKKDLDDISTKTGITLKSCRRQFDNFKRVFKVVEEMRGSLVDNIQQHFLLSDRLARDYAAIVFFANNRFETGKKKLQYLSFGDFAFCAELMIQNWTLGAVDSQVDDMDVDLDKEFLQDLKELKVLVADKDLLDLHKSLVCTALRGKLGVFSEMETNFKNLSRGLVNVAAKLTHNKDVRDLFVDLVEKFVEPCRSDHWPLSDVRLFLSQYSASVHSLDGFRHQALWDRYMGTLRGCLLRLYHD from the exons ATGACCAGCGAACTAGACATTTTCGTGGGGAACACGACCCTTATAGATGAAGACGTGTATCGCCTCTGGCTGGATGGTTACTCAG TGAACGATGCAGTGGCTCTGCGAGTACGCTCCGGAATCTTGGAGCAGACGGGAGCCACCACAGGAGTGCTGCAGAGCGACACCATGGACCACTACCGCACCTTTCACATGCTTGAGCGTCTGCTGCACGCGCCGCCGAAGCTGCTGCACCAGCTCATCTTCCAGATTCCTCCCTCCCGACAGACACTCCTCATCGAGAG GTACTACACCTTTGATGAGGCCTTTGTTCGGGAGGTCTTGGGCAAGAAGCTGTCCAAGGGTACCAAGAAAGACCTGGATGACATCAGCACCAAAACAGGAATTACTCTCAAGAGCTGCCGGAGGCAG TTTGACAACTTTAAACGAGTCTTCAAGGTGGTGGAAGAAATGCGGGGCTCCCTGGTGGACAACATCCAGCAGCACTTCCTCCTCTCTGACCGGTTAGCCAG GGATTACGCAGCCATCGTCTTTTTTGCCAACAACCGCTttgaaacaggaaagaaaaagctGCAGTACCTGAGCTTTGGGGACTTTGCCTTCTGTGCAGAGCTTATGATCCAGAACTGGACCCTTGGAGCCGTCG ACTCTCAGGTGGACGACATGGATGTGGACTTAGATAAGGAGTTTCTCCAAGACTTGAAGGAGCTCAAGGTTCTCGTGGCTGACAAGGACCTCCTGGACCTGCATAAGAG CCTGGTGTGCACTGCCCTCCGGGGAAAGCTGGGTGTCTTCTCTGAGATGGAAACCAACTTCAAG AATCTGTCTCGGGGGCTGGTGAACGTGGCTGCCAAGCTGACCCACAATAAGGATGTCAGAGACCTATTTGTGGACCTCGTGGAGAAG TTTGTGGAACCCTGCCGCTCTGACCACTGGCCACTGAGTGATGTGCGGCTCTTCCTCAGCCAGTATTCAGCGTCAGTCCACTCCCTGGATGGCTTCCG gcaccaggcactctGGGACCGCTACATGGGCACCCTCCGTGGCTGCCTTCTGCGCCTCTATCATGATTAA
- the Ctsw gene encoding cathepsin W preproprotein yields MTLTAHLSYFLVLLLAGQGLSDSLLTKDAGPRPLELKEVFKLFQIRFNRSYWNPAEYTRRLSIFAHNLAQAQRLQQEDLGTAEFGETPFSDLTEEEFGQLYGQERSPERTPNMTKKVESNTWGESVPRTCDWRKAKNIISSVKNQGSCKCCWAMAAADNIQALWRIKHQQFVDVSVQELLDCERCGNGCNGGFVWDAYLTVLNNSGLASEKDYPFQGDRKPHRCLAKKYKKVAWIQDFTMLSNNEQAIAHYLAVHGPITVTINMKLLQHYQKGVIKATPSSCDPRQVDHSVLLVGFGKEKEGMQTGTVLSHSRKRRHSSPYWILKNSWGAHWGEKGYFRLYRGNNTCGVTKYPFTAQVDSPVKKARTSCPP; encoded by the exons ATGACACTGACTGCCCACCTCTCCTACTTTCTGGTCCTGTTGTTAGCGGGCCAAGGCCTCAGTGACTCCCTCCTCACCAAG GATGCAGGTCCCCGGCCACTGGAGCTGAAGGAAGTCTTCAAGCTGTTCCAGATCCGGTTCAACCGGAGTTACTGGAACCCAGCAG AGTACACTCGCCGTCTGAGCATCTTTGCCCACAATCTGGCTCAGGCTCAAAGGCTACAGCAAGAAGACTTGGGTACAGCTGAGTTTGGAGAGACTCCATTCAGTGACCTCACAG AGGAGGAGTTTGGCCAGTTATACGGGCAGGAGAGGTCACCAGAAAGGACCCCCAACATGACCAAAAAGGTAGAGTCTAACACGTGGGGGGAATCTGTGCCCCGCACCTGTGACTGGCGTAAAGCAAAGAACATCATCTCGTCGGTCAAGAACCAG GGAAGCTGCAAATGCTGCTGGGCCATGGCAGCTGCCGACAACATCCAGGCTCTGTGGCGCATCAAACACCAGCAGTTTGTGGACGTCTCTGTGCAGG AGCTGCTGGACTGCGAACGCTGTGGAAATGGTTGCAATGGTGGCTTCGTGTGGGACGCATATCTAACTGTCCTCAACAACA GTGGCCTGGCCAGTGAAAAGGATTATCCATTCCAGGGGGACAGAAAGCCTCACAGATGCCTAGCCAAGAAGTACAAGAAGGTGGCCTGGATCCAGGATTTCACCATGTTGTCCAATAATGAGCAGG CAATTGCCCACTACCTGGCCGTGCATGGACCTATCACCGTGACCATCAACATGAAACTACTCCAG CATTACCAGAAGGGTGTCATCAAGGCTACACCCAGCTCCTGTGACCCTCGGCAAGTGGACCACTCTGTCTTGCTGGTGGGCTTTGGCAAGGAGAAAGAGGGCATGCAGACAGGGACAGTCTTGTCCCATTCTCGAAAACGTCGCCACTCCTCCCCATACTGGATCCTGAAGAACTCCTGGGGAGCTCACTGGGGCGAGAAG GGTTACTTCAGGCTGTATCGGGGAAACAACACCTGTGGAGTCACCAAGTATCCCTTCACAGCTCAAGTGGACTCACCAGTAAAGAAGGCACGGACCTCTTGTCCTCCCTGA
- the Ctsw gene encoding cathepsin W isoform X1: MTLTAHLSYFLVLLLAGQGLSDSLLTKDAGPRPLELKEVFKLFQIRFNRSYWNPAEYTRRLSIFAHNLAQAQRLQQEDLGTAEFGETPFSDLTEEEFGQLYGQERSPERTPNMTKKVESNTWGESVPRTCDWRKAKNIISSVKNQGSCKCCWAMAAADNIQALWRIKHQQFVDVSVQELLDCERCGNGCNGGFVWDAYLTVLNNS, from the exons ATGACACTGACTGCCCACCTCTCCTACTTTCTGGTCCTGTTGTTAGCGGGCCAAGGCCTCAGTGACTCCCTCCTCACCAAG GATGCAGGTCCCCGGCCACTGGAGCTGAAGGAAGTCTTCAAGCTGTTCCAGATCCGGTTCAACCGGAGTTACTGGAACCCAGCAG AGTACACTCGCCGTCTGAGCATCTTTGCCCACAATCTGGCTCAGGCTCAAAGGCTACAGCAAGAAGACTTGGGTACAGCTGAGTTTGGAGAGACTCCATTCAGTGACCTCACAG AGGAGGAGTTTGGCCAGTTATACGGGCAGGAGAGGTCACCAGAAAGGACCCCCAACATGACCAAAAAGGTAGAGTCTAACACGTGGGGGGAATCTGTGCCCCGCACCTGTGACTGGCGTAAAGCAAAGAACATCATCTCGTCGGTCAAGAACCAG GGAAGCTGCAAATGCTGCTGGGCCATGGCAGCTGCCGACAACATCCAGGCTCTGTGGCGCATCAAACACCAGCAGTTTGTGGACGTCTCTGTGCAGG AGCTGCTGGACTGCGAACGCTGTGGAAATGGTTGCAATGGTGGCTTCGTGTGGGACGCATATCTAACTGTCCTCAACAACAGTTGA